In a genomic window of Suricata suricatta isolate VVHF042 chromosome 12, meerkat_22Aug2017_6uvM2_HiC, whole genome shotgun sequence:
- the ZNF512B gene encoding zinc finger protein 512B isoform X2, with the protein MTDPFCVGGSRRLPGSTKSGPGKDGGRNEVRLPVLHDPPKLGMPVVRGGQTVPSQGPLCFDPGSPASDRTEGKKKGRPKAENQALRDIPLSLMNQWKDEFKAHSRVKCPNSGCWLEFPSIYGLKYHYQRCQGGAISERLTFPCPFCEAAFTSKTQLEKHRIWNHMDRPLPAPKPGPVSRPVTISRPVGVSKPIGVSKPVTIGKPVGVSKPIGISKPVTVNRPVPVTKAVTVSRPVPVTKAVTVSRPVPVTKPIPVTKSVPVTKPVPVTKAVSLNKPVPVTKSVPVTKPVTINKPVPMTKLVTVTKPVPVAKPVTVSRPIVVSKPVTVSRPIAISRHTPPCKMVLLTKSENKTPRAAGRSSGKKRAADSLDACPILPKQARPENGEYGSSTTGHTSAFQLSTDPSSSPLSLGSRPLGSKEAPRATGPVSPPEEGTERTKHRRKQKTPKKFTGEQPSISGTFGLKGLAKAEDKSRMHRAKKQEGPGPEDVRKKVLAPASTVSKEVPAPTAHPAPGGPEEQWQRAIHERGEAVCPTCNVVTRKTLVGLKKHMEVCQKLQDALKCQHCRKQFKSKAGLNYHTMAEHSAKPSDAEASEGSEQEERERLRKVLKQMGRLRCPQEGCGAAFSSLMGYQYHQRRCGKPPCEVDSPSFPCTHCGKTYRSKAGHDYHMRSEHTAPPSEEPEDKPPETEDLLGVERTPSGRIRRTSAQVAVFHLQEIAEDELARDWTKRRVKDDLVPETARLNYTRPGLPTLNPQLLEAWKNEVKEKGHVNCPNDCCEAIYSSVSGLKAHLASCSKGDHLVGKYCCLLCPKEFSSESGVKYHILKTHAENWFRTSADPLPKQRSQDSLAPKKEEKKRLAGGKKRGRKPKERTPEEPAPKTPPRRDDWPPGGKDRGARVPTGRKVGASKAPEKPKALGPSVTHGSGLMRALEQPHLSTQHWTPAPPATSQDRL; encoded by the exons ATGACCGATCCCTTCTGTGTTGGAGGAAGCCGCCGGCTCCCGGGATCCACCAAGAGTGGACCTGGGAAGGATGGAGGCCGGAATGAAGTCCGACTTCCTGTTTTGCATGACCCACCAAAATTGG GGATGCCGGTGGTCCGGGGTGGGCAAACAGTGCCCAGCCAAGGCCCACTCTGCTTTGACCCGGGAAGTCCAGCCAGTGACAGGacggaagggaagaaaaaggggcGTCCAAAAGCCGAGAATCAGGCCCTCCGAGACATTCCT CTCTCCCTGATGAACCAGTGGAAGGATGAATTCAAGGCACACTCAAGGGTGAAGTGTCCAAACTCAGGGTGCTGGCTGGAGTTCCCCAGCATCTACGGGCTCAAGTACCATTACCAGCGGTGCCAAGGG GGTGCCATCTCAGAAAGGCTGacctttccctgccccttctgTGAGGCTGCATTCACCTCCAAGACCCAGCTGGAAAAGCACCGGATTTGGAACCACATGGACcgacccctgcctgcccccaagCCTGGGCCTGTCAGCCGGCCGGTTACCATCAGCCGGCCCGTTGGGGTCAGCAAGCCCATTGGAGTGAGCAAACCTGTCACTATTGGCAAACCTGTGGGTGTCAGCAAACCTATCGGCATCAGCAAGCCAGTGACGGTCAACAGGCCTGTGCCGGTCACCAAGGCTGTCACAGTCAGCAGGCCTGTGCCGGTCACCAAGGCTGTCACGGTCAGCAGGCCTGTGCCGGTCACCAAACCCATACCAGTCACCAAGTCGGTGCCGGTCACCAAACCTGTGCCAGTCACCAAGGCAGTGAGTCTCAACAAGCCAGTGCCAGTCACCAAATCCGTGCCGGTGACCAAACCAGTGACCATCAACAAACCGGTGCCGATGACAAAACTTGTGACGGTTACGAAACCCGTGCCAGTCGCGAAGCCGGTGACGGTCAGCAGGCCCATTGTGGTCAGTAAGCCGGTGACGGTCAGCAGGCCCATTGCCATCAGCAGGCACACACCACCTTGCAAAATGGTGTTGCTGACCAAGTCTGAGAACAAAACTCCTCGTGCCGCAGGGAGGAGCAGTGGTAAGAAAAG GGCTGCGGACAGCCTGGATGCATGTCCCATCCTGCCAAAGCAGGCGAGGCCAGAGAATGGGGAGTATGGCTCCTCCACCACAGGCCACACCTCGGCCTTCCAGCTGAGCACAGACCCCAGCAGCAGCCCCCTTTCTCTGGGCAGCAGGCCCTTGGGAAGCAAGGAGGCACCGAGGGCCACCGGCCCTGTGTCCCCACCTGAGGAGGGAACAGAGCGCACAAAGCACA gaaggaaacagaaaacaccCAAGAAGTTTACAGGGGAGCAGCCGTCCATCTCAGGGACCTTTGGACTCAAAG GCCTGGCCAAGGCAGAGGACAAATCCCGCATGCACCGTGCCAAGAAGCAGGAGGGGCCAGGCCCTGAGGACGTGCGGAAGAAGGTGCTGGCTCCTGCTAGCACGGTCAGCAAGGAAGTGCCGGCCCCCACGGCCCACCCAGCTCCAG GTGGCCCTGAGGAGCAGTGGCAGCGGGCCATCCATGAACGGGGGGAGGCTGTCTGCCCCACCTGCAATGTGGTCACCCGAAAGACCCTTGTGGGGCTTAAGAAGCACATGGAGGTGTGTCAGAAG CTGCAGGATGCTCTCAAGTGCCAGCACTGCCGGAAACAGTTCAAATCCAAGGCCGGCCTCAACTACCACACCATGGCTGAGCATAGCGCCAAG ccctctgACGCTGAGGCCTCGGAGGGGAGTGAGCAGGAGGAACGGGAGCGGCTGCGCAAGGTGCTGAAGCAGATGGGGAGGCTGCGGTGCCCCCAGGAG GGCTGCGGGGCTGCCTTCTCCAGCCTCATGGGCTACCAGTACCACCAGCGACGCTGCGGAAAGCCTCCCTGTGAAGTGGACAGCCCTTCCTTTCCTTGCACCCACTGTGGAAAGACGTACCGCTCCAAGGCTGGGCACGATTACCACATGCGCTCGGAGCACACAGCCCCA CCGTCTGAGGAGCCTGAGGACAAGCCCCCCGAAACGGAGGACCTCTTGGGTGTTGAGCGGACCCCCAGTGGCCGCATCCGCCGTACTTCAGCGCAGGTTGCCGTGTTCCACCTGCAAGAGATTGCAGAGGACGAACTGGCCCGAGATTGGACCAAGCGGCGGGTGAAGGATGACCTGGTACCTGAGACCGCCCGG CTCAATTATACTCGGCCAGGCCTACCCACACTTAACCCCCAGTTGCTGGAGGCGTGGAAGAATGAAGTCAAGGAGAAAGGCCATGTCAACTGCCCCAATGAC TGCTGTGAAGCCATCTACTCCAGTGTGTCCGGCCTTAAGGCCCATCTCGCCAGCTGCAGCAAG GGAGACCACCTGGTGGGGAAGTACTGCTGTCTGCTGTGTCCAAAGGAGTTCAGCTCTGAGAGTGGCGTCAAGTATCACATCCTCAAGACCCATGCAGAG aacTGGTTCCGTACTTCGGCTGACCCACTTCCCAAACAAAGGAGCCAGGACTCACTGGCACccaagaaggaggagaagaagaggcTGGCAGGTGGGAAGAAACGAGGCCGAAAACCCAAGGAGCGGACCCCTGAGGAACCTGCACCCAAGACCCCCCCACGTCGGGACGACTGGCCCCCAGGAGGCAAAGACAGAGGGGCCCGGGTCCCCACTGGCCGGAAGGTCGGAGCCAGCAAGGCTCCTGAGAA GCCCAAGGCTTTGGGGCCCTCGGTGACCCATGGTTCTGGGCTGATGAGGGCACTTGAGCAGCCTCACCTTTCTACCCAACACTGGACCCCAGCACCCCCAGCTACCTCCCAGGACAGACTCTGA
- the ZNF512B gene encoding zinc finger protein 512B isoform X1 yields the protein MTDPFCVGGSRRLPGSTKSGPGKDGGRNEVRLPVLHDPPKLGMPVVRGGQTVPSQGPLCFDPGSPASDRTEGKKKGRPKAENQALRDIPLSLMNQWKDEFKAHSRVKCPNSGCWLEFPSIYGLKYHYQRCQGGAISERLTFPCPFCEAAFTSKTQLEKHRIWNHMDRPLPAPKPGPVSRPVTISRPVGVSKPIGVSKPVTIGKPVGVSKPIGISKPVTVNRPVPVTKAVTVSRPVPVTKAVTVSRPVPVTKPIPVTKSVPVTKPVPVTKAVSLNKPVPVTKSVPVTKPVTINKPVPMTKLVTVTKPVPVAKPVTVSRPIVVSKPVTVSRPIAISRHTPPCKMVLLTKSENKTPRAAGRSSGKKRAADSLDACPILPKQARPENGEYGSSTTGHTSAFQLSTDPSSSPLSLGSRPLGSKEAPRATGPVSPPEEGTERTKHRRKQKTPKKFTGEQPSISGTFGLKGLAKAEDKSRMHRAKKQEGPGPEDVRKKVLAPASTVSKEVPAPTAHPAPGGPEEQWQRAIHERGEAVCPTCNVVTRKTLVGLKKHMEVCQKVRLPRGPRRGSAQNQLLMTGACLQLQDALKCQHCRKQFKSKAGLNYHTMAEHSAKPSDAEASEGSEQEERERLRKVLKQMGRLRCPQEGCGAAFSSLMGYQYHQRRCGKPPCEVDSPSFPCTHCGKTYRSKAGHDYHMRSEHTAPPSEEPEDKPPETEDLLGVERTPSGRIRRTSAQVAVFHLQEIAEDELARDWTKRRVKDDLVPETARLNYTRPGLPTLNPQLLEAWKNEVKEKGHVNCPNDCCEAIYSSVSGLKAHLASCSKGDHLVGKYCCLLCPKEFSSESGVKYHILKTHAENWFRTSADPLPKQRSQDSLAPKKEEKKRLAGGKKRGRKPKERTPEEPAPKTPPRRDDWPPGGKDRGARVPTGRKVGASKAPEKPKALGPSVTHGSGLMRALEQPHLSTQHWTPAPPATSQDRL from the exons ATGACCGATCCCTTCTGTGTTGGAGGAAGCCGCCGGCTCCCGGGATCCACCAAGAGTGGACCTGGGAAGGATGGAGGCCGGAATGAAGTCCGACTTCCTGTTTTGCATGACCCACCAAAATTGG GGATGCCGGTGGTCCGGGGTGGGCAAACAGTGCCCAGCCAAGGCCCACTCTGCTTTGACCCGGGAAGTCCAGCCAGTGACAGGacggaagggaagaaaaaggggcGTCCAAAAGCCGAGAATCAGGCCCTCCGAGACATTCCT CTCTCCCTGATGAACCAGTGGAAGGATGAATTCAAGGCACACTCAAGGGTGAAGTGTCCAAACTCAGGGTGCTGGCTGGAGTTCCCCAGCATCTACGGGCTCAAGTACCATTACCAGCGGTGCCAAGGG GGTGCCATCTCAGAAAGGCTGacctttccctgccccttctgTGAGGCTGCATTCACCTCCAAGACCCAGCTGGAAAAGCACCGGATTTGGAACCACATGGACcgacccctgcctgcccccaagCCTGGGCCTGTCAGCCGGCCGGTTACCATCAGCCGGCCCGTTGGGGTCAGCAAGCCCATTGGAGTGAGCAAACCTGTCACTATTGGCAAACCTGTGGGTGTCAGCAAACCTATCGGCATCAGCAAGCCAGTGACGGTCAACAGGCCTGTGCCGGTCACCAAGGCTGTCACAGTCAGCAGGCCTGTGCCGGTCACCAAGGCTGTCACGGTCAGCAGGCCTGTGCCGGTCACCAAACCCATACCAGTCACCAAGTCGGTGCCGGTCACCAAACCTGTGCCAGTCACCAAGGCAGTGAGTCTCAACAAGCCAGTGCCAGTCACCAAATCCGTGCCGGTGACCAAACCAGTGACCATCAACAAACCGGTGCCGATGACAAAACTTGTGACGGTTACGAAACCCGTGCCAGTCGCGAAGCCGGTGACGGTCAGCAGGCCCATTGTGGTCAGTAAGCCGGTGACGGTCAGCAGGCCCATTGCCATCAGCAGGCACACACCACCTTGCAAAATGGTGTTGCTGACCAAGTCTGAGAACAAAACTCCTCGTGCCGCAGGGAGGAGCAGTGGTAAGAAAAG GGCTGCGGACAGCCTGGATGCATGTCCCATCCTGCCAAAGCAGGCGAGGCCAGAGAATGGGGAGTATGGCTCCTCCACCACAGGCCACACCTCGGCCTTCCAGCTGAGCACAGACCCCAGCAGCAGCCCCCTTTCTCTGGGCAGCAGGCCCTTGGGAAGCAAGGAGGCACCGAGGGCCACCGGCCCTGTGTCCCCACCTGAGGAGGGAACAGAGCGCACAAAGCACA gaaggaaacagaaaacaccCAAGAAGTTTACAGGGGAGCAGCCGTCCATCTCAGGGACCTTTGGACTCAAAG GCCTGGCCAAGGCAGAGGACAAATCCCGCATGCACCGTGCCAAGAAGCAGGAGGGGCCAGGCCCTGAGGACGTGCGGAAGAAGGTGCTGGCTCCTGCTAGCACGGTCAGCAAGGAAGTGCCGGCCCCCACGGCCCACCCAGCTCCAG GTGGCCCTGAGGAGCAGTGGCAGCGGGCCATCCATGAACGGGGGGAGGCTGTCTGCCCCACCTGCAATGTGGTCACCCGAAAGACCCTTGTGGGGCTTAAGAAGCACATGGAGGTGTGTCAGAAGGTAAGGCTGCCCCGGGGTCCCAGGCGGGGAAGTGCCCAGAATCAGCTTCTCATGACAGGGGCATGTCTGCAGCTGCAGGATGCTCTCAAGTGCCAGCACTGCCGGAAACAGTTCAAATCCAAGGCCGGCCTCAACTACCACACCATGGCTGAGCATAGCGCCAAG ccctctgACGCTGAGGCCTCGGAGGGGAGTGAGCAGGAGGAACGGGAGCGGCTGCGCAAGGTGCTGAAGCAGATGGGGAGGCTGCGGTGCCCCCAGGAG GGCTGCGGGGCTGCCTTCTCCAGCCTCATGGGCTACCAGTACCACCAGCGACGCTGCGGAAAGCCTCCCTGTGAAGTGGACAGCCCTTCCTTTCCTTGCACCCACTGTGGAAAGACGTACCGCTCCAAGGCTGGGCACGATTACCACATGCGCTCGGAGCACACAGCCCCA CCGTCTGAGGAGCCTGAGGACAAGCCCCCCGAAACGGAGGACCTCTTGGGTGTTGAGCGGACCCCCAGTGGCCGCATCCGCCGTACTTCAGCGCAGGTTGCCGTGTTCCACCTGCAAGAGATTGCAGAGGACGAACTGGCCCGAGATTGGACCAAGCGGCGGGTGAAGGATGACCTGGTACCTGAGACCGCCCGG CTCAATTATACTCGGCCAGGCCTACCCACACTTAACCCCCAGTTGCTGGAGGCGTGGAAGAATGAAGTCAAGGAGAAAGGCCATGTCAACTGCCCCAATGAC TGCTGTGAAGCCATCTACTCCAGTGTGTCCGGCCTTAAGGCCCATCTCGCCAGCTGCAGCAAG GGAGACCACCTGGTGGGGAAGTACTGCTGTCTGCTGTGTCCAAAGGAGTTCAGCTCTGAGAGTGGCGTCAAGTATCACATCCTCAAGACCCATGCAGAG aacTGGTTCCGTACTTCGGCTGACCCACTTCCCAAACAAAGGAGCCAGGACTCACTGGCACccaagaaggaggagaagaagaggcTGGCAGGTGGGAAGAAACGAGGCCGAAAACCCAAGGAGCGGACCCCTGAGGAACCTGCACCCAAGACCCCCCCACGTCGGGACGACTGGCCCCCAGGAGGCAAAGACAGAGGGGCCCGGGTCCCCACTGGCCGGAAGGTCGGAGCCAGCAAGGCTCCTGAGAA GCCCAAGGCTTTGGGGCCCTCGGTGACCCATGGTTCTGGGCTGATGAGGGCACTTGAGCAGCCTCACCTTTCTACCCAACACTGGACCCCAGCACCCCCAGCTACCTCCCAGGACAGACTCTGA
- the ZNF512B gene encoding zinc finger protein 512B isoform X3 — MTDPFCVGGSRRLPGSTKSGPGKDGGRNEVRLPVLHDPPKLGMPVVRGGQTVPSQGPLCFDPGSPASDRTEGKKKGRPKAENQALRDIPLSLMNQWKDEFKAHSRVKCPNSGCWLEFPSIYGLKYHYQRCQGGAISERLTFPCPFCEAAFTSKTQLEKHRIWNHMDRPLPAPKPGPVSRPVTISRPVGVSKPIGVSKPVTIGKPVGVSKPIGISKPVTVNRPVPVTKAVTVSRPVPVTKAVTVSRPVPVTKPIPVTKSVPVTKPVPVTKAVSLNKPVPVTKSVPVTKPVTINKPVPMTKLVTVTKPVPVAKPVTVSRPIVVSKPVTVSRPIAISRHTPPCKMVLLTKSENKTPRAAGRSSGKKRAADSLDACPILPKQARPENGEYGSSTTGHTSAFQLSTDPSSSPLSLGSRPLGSKEAPRATGPVSPPEEGTERTKHRRKQKTPKKFTGEQPSISGTFGLKGLAKAEDKSRMHRAKKQEGPGPEDVRKKVLAPASTVSKEVPAPTAHPAPGGPEEQWQRAIHERGEAVCPTCNVVTRKTLVGLKKHMEVCQKVRLPRGPRRGSAQNQLLMTGACLQLQDALKCQHCRKQFKSKAGLNYHTMAEHSAKPSDAEASEGSEQEERERLRKVLKQMGRLRCPQEGCGAAFSSLMGYQYHQRRCGKPPCEVDSPSFPCTHCGKTYRSKAGHDYHMRSEHTAPPSEEPEDKPPETEDLLGVERTPSGRIRRTSAQVAVFHLQEIAEDELARDWTKRRVKDDLVPETARLNYTRPGLPTLNPQLLEAWKNEVKEKGHVNCPNDCCEAIYSSVSGLKAHLASCSKGDHLVGKYCCLLCPKEFSSESGVKYHILKTHAENWFRTSADPLPKQRSQDSLAPKKEEKKRLAGGKKRGRKPKERTPEEPAPKTPPRRDDWPPGGKDRGARVPTGRKVGASKAPEKGFVLPNLW, encoded by the exons ATGACCGATCCCTTCTGTGTTGGAGGAAGCCGCCGGCTCCCGGGATCCACCAAGAGTGGACCTGGGAAGGATGGAGGCCGGAATGAAGTCCGACTTCCTGTTTTGCATGACCCACCAAAATTGG GGATGCCGGTGGTCCGGGGTGGGCAAACAGTGCCCAGCCAAGGCCCACTCTGCTTTGACCCGGGAAGTCCAGCCAGTGACAGGacggaagggaagaaaaaggggcGTCCAAAAGCCGAGAATCAGGCCCTCCGAGACATTCCT CTCTCCCTGATGAACCAGTGGAAGGATGAATTCAAGGCACACTCAAGGGTGAAGTGTCCAAACTCAGGGTGCTGGCTGGAGTTCCCCAGCATCTACGGGCTCAAGTACCATTACCAGCGGTGCCAAGGG GGTGCCATCTCAGAAAGGCTGacctttccctgccccttctgTGAGGCTGCATTCACCTCCAAGACCCAGCTGGAAAAGCACCGGATTTGGAACCACATGGACcgacccctgcctgcccccaagCCTGGGCCTGTCAGCCGGCCGGTTACCATCAGCCGGCCCGTTGGGGTCAGCAAGCCCATTGGAGTGAGCAAACCTGTCACTATTGGCAAACCTGTGGGTGTCAGCAAACCTATCGGCATCAGCAAGCCAGTGACGGTCAACAGGCCTGTGCCGGTCACCAAGGCTGTCACAGTCAGCAGGCCTGTGCCGGTCACCAAGGCTGTCACGGTCAGCAGGCCTGTGCCGGTCACCAAACCCATACCAGTCACCAAGTCGGTGCCGGTCACCAAACCTGTGCCAGTCACCAAGGCAGTGAGTCTCAACAAGCCAGTGCCAGTCACCAAATCCGTGCCGGTGACCAAACCAGTGACCATCAACAAACCGGTGCCGATGACAAAACTTGTGACGGTTACGAAACCCGTGCCAGTCGCGAAGCCGGTGACGGTCAGCAGGCCCATTGTGGTCAGTAAGCCGGTGACGGTCAGCAGGCCCATTGCCATCAGCAGGCACACACCACCTTGCAAAATGGTGTTGCTGACCAAGTCTGAGAACAAAACTCCTCGTGCCGCAGGGAGGAGCAGTGGTAAGAAAAG GGCTGCGGACAGCCTGGATGCATGTCCCATCCTGCCAAAGCAGGCGAGGCCAGAGAATGGGGAGTATGGCTCCTCCACCACAGGCCACACCTCGGCCTTCCAGCTGAGCACAGACCCCAGCAGCAGCCCCCTTTCTCTGGGCAGCAGGCCCTTGGGAAGCAAGGAGGCACCGAGGGCCACCGGCCCTGTGTCCCCACCTGAGGAGGGAACAGAGCGCACAAAGCACA gaaggaaacagaaaacaccCAAGAAGTTTACAGGGGAGCAGCCGTCCATCTCAGGGACCTTTGGACTCAAAG GCCTGGCCAAGGCAGAGGACAAATCCCGCATGCACCGTGCCAAGAAGCAGGAGGGGCCAGGCCCTGAGGACGTGCGGAAGAAGGTGCTGGCTCCTGCTAGCACGGTCAGCAAGGAAGTGCCGGCCCCCACGGCCCACCCAGCTCCAG GTGGCCCTGAGGAGCAGTGGCAGCGGGCCATCCATGAACGGGGGGAGGCTGTCTGCCCCACCTGCAATGTGGTCACCCGAAAGACCCTTGTGGGGCTTAAGAAGCACATGGAGGTGTGTCAGAAGGTAAGGCTGCCCCGGGGTCCCAGGCGGGGAAGTGCCCAGAATCAGCTTCTCATGACAGGGGCATGTCTGCAGCTGCAGGATGCTCTCAAGTGCCAGCACTGCCGGAAACAGTTCAAATCCAAGGCCGGCCTCAACTACCACACCATGGCTGAGCATAGCGCCAAG ccctctgACGCTGAGGCCTCGGAGGGGAGTGAGCAGGAGGAACGGGAGCGGCTGCGCAAGGTGCTGAAGCAGATGGGGAGGCTGCGGTGCCCCCAGGAG GGCTGCGGGGCTGCCTTCTCCAGCCTCATGGGCTACCAGTACCACCAGCGACGCTGCGGAAAGCCTCCCTGTGAAGTGGACAGCCCTTCCTTTCCTTGCACCCACTGTGGAAAGACGTACCGCTCCAAGGCTGGGCACGATTACCACATGCGCTCGGAGCACACAGCCCCA CCGTCTGAGGAGCCTGAGGACAAGCCCCCCGAAACGGAGGACCTCTTGGGTGTTGAGCGGACCCCCAGTGGCCGCATCCGCCGTACTTCAGCGCAGGTTGCCGTGTTCCACCTGCAAGAGATTGCAGAGGACGAACTGGCCCGAGATTGGACCAAGCGGCGGGTGAAGGATGACCTGGTACCTGAGACCGCCCGG CTCAATTATACTCGGCCAGGCCTACCCACACTTAACCCCCAGTTGCTGGAGGCGTGGAAGAATGAAGTCAAGGAGAAAGGCCATGTCAACTGCCCCAATGAC TGCTGTGAAGCCATCTACTCCAGTGTGTCCGGCCTTAAGGCCCATCTCGCCAGCTGCAGCAAG GGAGACCACCTGGTGGGGAAGTACTGCTGTCTGCTGTGTCCAAAGGAGTTCAGCTCTGAGAGTGGCGTCAAGTATCACATCCTCAAGACCCATGCAGAG aacTGGTTCCGTACTTCGGCTGACCCACTTCCCAAACAAAGGAGCCAGGACTCACTGGCACccaagaaggaggagaagaagaggcTGGCAGGTGGGAAGAAACGAGGCCGAAAACCCAAGGAGCGGACCCCTGAGGAACCTGCACCCAAGACCCCCCCACGTCGGGACGACTGGCCCCCAGGAGGCAAAGACAGAGGGGCCCGGGTCCCCACTGGCCGGAAGGTCGGAGCCAGCAAGGCTCCTGAGAA gggCTTTGTGCTGCCGAATTTGTGGTAA